Proteins from a single region of Crassaminicella profunda:
- a CDS encoding S-layer homology domain-containing protein, translated as MKSKKRALLCCFIFMLVLSLNCLSGIATGEQIKDIDGHWAKEGIQKAIDGGYASGYNQCFRPNNPITRAEFITLINKYFGYSNEGNIKFKDVSKNRWYYKQIGIATLAGYVQGDSEKIFRPEDYIKREEAAVMISQIIKADTEEKNEANKFKDHEEIAAWGKSAMNVMVKKQYISGYKDKTLRPKENITRAEAITLINNVVKRIYDQKGVYGKKDKKEIIDTNVLVNTPNVTLQNLEIRGDLYLSAGIGNGDVTLEGIKVNGKTVVEGGGENSVILKNTMLKDVLVNKMDGKVRLLAKENTEIQNIKLASGAKLQENLSNKGEGFKNVDIEIKRNNQTVQIDATVDAVNVEEKTNNNTFIKMTSNAGIKKIVLNKKVKISETGKIEKAVIKAEGVKIKQAIKEIDIDKKISFAEINGKKVKESRKEEVKKPSSGGGGGSSHSSSNTHNTDKPNKPEDKDKESNIQISNIKIDSSNLNCFLLKTKEEQSVEKIIEKAFENVNKEKMFLVYPFEDKTKVLMTYFGDDLKSNISIKECSKDELQDLNKGLYSANEGNILEKETKDEGKEKKKIRLIVGDHDTENKIIAGEYLFAIPEFGSITTGIELSTESKYVGGITLNLEKTTIQNTKSIAGIASGKDRFGNMIIENNILDFGKNSEYVVRGIYTMSPVNGKLSIKNNVIKGFNLGGKNQYPLNGAGAIQVIERLKENADVSIENNIIKDTAYHGICVCPGETGKISIVNNQFDNIGQNAICISKFKGANNIDICGNKITAYGTRKIKKKTSWNDPTLIEVNLFENAIALDYIDKNYGLQLNNKWFNTKENIINELKNTNTIATKEENDSLKGVMDSTEIYINREYNFENPAEYINKYESRVPIKNSLVIVKDKDGDVVYGRDPEHSSEKITVKSLIISGEGQGRVELAKGLVVEGDLIIDLPHANLLNNAEVKGKLIIKNIKSLDASNAIFTVVSGDSFTLGSAPDTGMIVSIKDVVNKEKQSIAKEKTNLNKNIKIYNGRICLKNVDYEIDDSLDEITLKKEYLDTLKENGKIRIEYTDFKNKISKIQSRILQISISDNSAASIQLVFGNEFVVTEAPREGAKITITNIKDKNGNIVPSKRSKLQGNIKIKKYNKIIEEENYIIDDETDMITIKKEFLDTLDRTHSSFMQLPTMGEYDVYYEDVENHVTEIEAGITFKILNRSFATIKITSLDTFTVGKAPDEGITISITDIKDYKGQSVAAKDSHLVGAIKVIPFPIDWNRVSAKGGLKEEFYSIDDDLDTITLKKSYLDLLEIDGEKDVEKGSKIFRVEYRDPVHKTEISSSKMPVTIKKVQAPRSKSTLITSKENAYEIVEQDGQFIIKAKDQVISTNIAIKDFLKHIKRDNERQRLRVYGLEDVQDHKIPSENMNHYKAEYLTLYEGDALLVTAEDGVTHKLYKIEVKSTENVINNSIEIEDNNIVKEIKNNIISVRDGQVTIKALKDALEIKNEATIVIKNDNDDIIENEDTRVTATMKVVVTINDASAAYKIKVGGEPVYRALLVGNSDYPGDKMDLVGPHNDINKLEKTLKVSIFGEDTKINPIKKTENRLKKDVFRDIQNTFRDAKDNDVSYFYYSGHGARKENVSYLCTVSAEESDWISVSELERELSKIPGKKVVILDCCNSGGFIDKEFVSAGINEPKYFNDAVIKTFKQSKRGFLNGNEFKVLTASAANEYSFESKAEAIGRFTKALCDGCGYENKFLADENKNGLITLMEAYEYLEKNVSATSHVQVYPYNDNFVILGNATGVVVEIKNSIVISATDKYKIINNKTQKAILSQEEKITDQVKVKDFLKNIIKDHQEQVLEVYPSGTIINDLQNKKELEDCLAKGDKLLVRAEDGTAAFYQIFVNKYVNKETSTTIKASIDYMINKNGNIASMMTAIDTNKTVSEFLVKIIKDDKNQKLYVFSQDSDISNISEAKNNTDHLAVGDQLLVIAADGEHKKIYHIIVKEKMVDPTNTNINVENHYMINQAFRSINSRDTKIDTNMTVGEFLSHIKKEDEAQKLYVVGLGKDISNKKADSDHLEEWDRLIVIAADGVTTAKYSITVEKAKPVVEKDDTLDIRSSAYRVVTNPVVGYQIGWSVFSGVKLDTNTSVGEFLGNITKGHEKQKLYVFSKDADMNEYGNAKGTEEKMQNEDQLLVVAEDESTRSYKITLAKKEPGIVITPPAEEEDKLPVPGVVVTEPEKEKPEVPSIEVTESEDKKPEVPSIEVTESEDKKPEAPSIEVTEPEDKKPEVPSIEVTEPEDKKPEAPSIEVTEPEDKKPEVPSIEVTESEDKKPEIPSIEVTESEDKKPEVPSIEVTEPEK; from the coding sequence ATGAAATCAAAGAAAAGAGCTTTATTATGTTGCTTTATTTTTATGTTGGTATTGAGCTTAAATTGTTTAAGTGGAATAGCCACAGGAGAACAAATAAAAGATATAGATGGTCATTGGGCAAAAGAAGGAATTCAAAAAGCTATTGATGGGGGTTATGCATCTGGATATAATCAATGCTTTAGACCGAATAATCCCATTACTCGGGCTGAATTTATAACATTGATCAATAAATATTTTGGATATTCAAATGAAGGAAATATAAAATTTAAAGATGTTTCAAAGAATCGTTGGTATTATAAACAGATAGGAATTGCTACGTTAGCAGGATATGTTCAAGGAGATTCAGAAAAAATATTTAGACCAGAAGATTATATTAAAAGAGAAGAAGCAGCCGTAATGATTAGCCAAATTATAAAAGCGGATACTGAGGAAAAAAATGAAGCAAATAAATTTAAAGATCATGAAGAAATAGCAGCTTGGGGTAAAAGTGCCATGAATGTAATGGTAAAAAAACAATATATTTCTGGATATAAAGATAAAACTTTAAGACCTAAGGAAAACATTACAAGAGCTGAAGCTATAACACTTATTAATAATGTTGTAAAAAGAATATATGACCAAAAAGGAGTTTATGGTAAAAAAGATAAAAAAGAAATCATTGATACAAATGTACTTGTAAATACACCTAATGTTACTCTACAAAATTTAGAAATTCGTGGAGATTTGTATTTGAGTGCTGGAATTGGTAATGGAGATGTTACATTAGAAGGAATAAAAGTAAATGGAAAGACTGTTGTAGAAGGTGGAGGAGAAAATTCTGTTATATTAAAAAATACAATGCTAAAGGATGTACTTGTCAATAAGATGGATGGAAAGGTTCGTCTTTTAGCCAAAGAAAATACAGAAATTCAAAATATAAAATTAGCATCAGGTGCAAAATTACAAGAAAATCTAAGTAATAAGGGTGAGGGATTTAAAAATGTTGATATAGAAATAAAAAGAAATAATCAAACGGTTCAAATTGATGCCACAGTAGATGCTGTAAATGTAGAGGAAAAAACAAATAATAATACATTTATAAAGATGACTTCAAATGCAGGTATCAAAAAAATTGTATTGAATAAAAAAGTTAAAATATCTGAAACAGGAAAAATTGAGAAAGCAGTGATCAAAGCAGAAGGGGTAAAAATTAAACAAGCTATTAAGGAAATTGATATAGATAAGAAAATAAGTTTTGCAGAAATCAATGGGAAAAAAGTAAAAGAATCTAGAAAAGAAGAGGTAAAAAAACCTTCATCTGGAGGGGGAGGTGGCTCAAGTCATTCATCTTCCAATACACACAACACGGACAAACCAAATAAACCAGAGGATAAAGATAAAGAAAGTAATATACAAATATCAAATATAAAAATAGATTCAAGTAATTTAAATTGTTTTTTACTGAAAACAAAAGAAGAGCAATCAGTAGAAAAAATTATTGAAAAGGCTTTTGAAAATGTTAATAAAGAAAAAATGTTTTTAGTATATCCTTTTGAGGATAAAACAAAAGTATTAATGACTTATTTTGGCGATGATTTAAAAAGTAATATATCTATAAAGGAATGTTCTAAAGATGAATTACAAGATTTGAATAAAGGATTATATAGTGCGAATGAAGGAAATATTCTTGAAAAAGAAACAAAAGATGAAGGAAAAGAAAAGAAAAAGATTAGATTGATTGTAGGAGATCATGATACGGAAAATAAAATAATAGCAGGAGAGTATTTATTTGCTATTCCTGAGTTTGGAAGTATTACAACTGGTATAGAATTAAGTACTGAAAGTAAGTATGTAGGAGGAATCACTCTTAATTTAGAAAAAACAACCATACAAAATACAAAGAGTATAGCAGGAATTGCAAGTGGAAAAGATCGATTTGGGAATATGATTATTGAGAATAATATATTGGATTTTGGGAAAAATTCTGAATACGTTGTAAGAGGAATTTATACCATGTCTCCAGTAAATGGAAAGTTATCAATTAAAAATAATGTAATAAAAGGATTTAATTTAGGAGGCAAAAACCAATATCCATTAAATGGTGCTGGTGCAATTCAAGTGATTGAACGATTAAAAGAAAATGCAGATGTATCTATTGAAAATAATATAATAAAAGATACTGCATATCATGGAATATGTGTATGCCCTGGTGAAACCGGTAAAATTTCTATTGTTAATAATCAGTTTGACAATATTGGACAAAATGCAATCTGTATATCAAAGTTTAAAGGTGCTAATAACATAGATATTTGTGGAAATAAAATAACTGCTTATGGGACAAGAAAGATTAAGAAAAAAACTTCTTGGAATGACCCTACGTTAATTGAAGTAAACTTGTTTGAAAATGCTATTGCATTAGACTACATAGATAAGAATTACGGATTACAATTAAATAATAAGTGGTTTAATACGAAGGAAAATATTATTAATGAATTGAAGAATACGAACACAATAGCTACAAAAGAAGAGAATGATTCATTAAAAGGTGTAATGGATTCTACAGAAATTTATATTAATAGGGAGTATAATTTTGAAAATCCAGCAGAATATATCAATAAATATGAAAGCAGAGTTCCTATAAAAAATAGTCTTGTAATTGTTAAAGACAAAGATGGAGACGTTGTTTATGGACGTGACCCAGAACATTCAAGTGAAAAAATCACAGTAAAAAGTTTGATTATATCAGGAGAAGGTCAAGGAAGAGTAGAACTCGCTAAAGGGTTAGTTGTAGAAGGAGATTTGATTATTGATTTACCTCATGCAAATTTATTAAATAATGCAGAAGTAAAAGGGAAATTAATCATTAAAAATATCAAATCATTAGATGCAAGCAATGCTATATTTACAGTTGTTTCAGGAGATAGTTTTACTTTAGGATCAGCACCTGATACAGGAATGATTGTGAGTATTAAAGATGTAGTTAATAAAGAAAAACAATCTATAGCTAAAGAAAAAACAAATCTAAATAAAAATATAAAAATTTATAATGGCCGAATATGTCTAAAAAACGTTGATTATGAAATAGATGATTCATTAGACGAAATTACGTTAAAAAAGGAGTACTTAGATACATTAAAGGAAAATGGGAAAATAAGAATAGAATATACAGATTTTAAGAACAAAATAAGTAAAATTCAAAGTAGAATTCTGCAAATAAGCATTAGTGATAATAGTGCTGCTAGTATTCAACTAGTTTTTGGAAATGAGTTTGTGGTTACAGAAGCACCGAGGGAAGGGGCCAAAATTACAATTACCAATATTAAAGATAAAAATGGAAATATTGTTCCTTCAAAAAGAAGTAAGCTACAAGGAAATATAAAAATCAAGAAATATAATAAAATCATTGAAGAAGAAAATTATATTATTGATGATGAAACAGATATGATTACGATCAAAAAAGAATTTTTAGATACATTAGATAGAACCCATTCAAGCTTCATGCAATTACCAACTATGGGAGAATATGATGTTTACTATGAGGATGTAGAAAATCATGTAACTGAAATAGAAGCAGGTATTACTTTTAAAATTCTAAATCGAAGCTTTGCAACTATTAAAATTACGTCATTAGATACTTTTACTGTAGGAAAAGCACCTGATGAGGGTATAACTATATCTATTACAGATATAAAGGATTATAAAGGACAAAGTGTAGCAGCAAAAGATAGTCACCTTGTAGGTGCAATAAAAGTGATTCCATTCCCAATAGATTGGAATAGAGTTTCTGCAAAGGGAGGACTAAAGGAAGAATTTTATAGTATTGATGATGATTTAGATACAATTACACTCAAAAAATCTTATTTAGATTTATTAGAAATTGATGGAGAAAAGGATGTAGAAAAGGGATCAAAAATATTTAGAGTTGAATATAGAGATCCTGTTCATAAAACAGAAATATCTAGTTCAAAAATGCCAGTGACTATCAAGAAGGTACAAGCTCCAAGAAGTAAAAGTACACTTATTACAAGTAAAGAAAATGCTTATGAAATTGTAGAACAAGATGGACAATTTATTATTAAAGCTAAAGATCAAGTCATTAGTACCAATATAGCCATAAAAGATTTCTTAAAGCATATAAAAAGAGATAATGAAAGACAAAGACTTAGAGTATATGGATTAGAAGATGTACAAGATCATAAGATTCCATCAGAAAATATGAATCACTATAAAGCGGAATATTTGACTTTATATGAAGGAGATGCACTATTAGTTACAGCAGAAGATGGTGTAACTCATAAGCTTTATAAGATAGAAGTAAAATCAACAGAAAATGTAATAAATAATAGTATAGAAATAGAAGACAATAATATTGTTAAAGAAATAAAAAATAATATAATTAGTGTTAGAGACGGACAAGTTACTATAAAAGCGTTAAAGGATGCTTTAGAAATAAAGAATGAAGCAACTATTGTGATTAAAAATGATAATGATGATATCATAGAAAACGAAGATACGAGAGTAACTGCTACTATGAAAGTGGTAGTAACAATCAATGATGCTAGTGCTGCATACAAAATAAAAGTAGGTGGAGAACCAGTTTATAGAGCGTTATTAGTAGGAAACTCAGATTATCCAGGAGATAAAATGGATTTAGTAGGACCGCACAATGATATAAACAAATTAGAAAAAACATTGAAGGTTTCAATTTTTGGTGAAGATACAAAAATCAATCCAATTAAAAAGACAGAAAATCGATTAAAGAAAGATGTATTTAGGGATATACAAAATACATTTAGAGATGCAAAGGACAATGATGTATCGTATTTTTACTATAGCGGCCATGGAGCTAGAAAAGAAAATGTATCTTATTTATGTACCGTATCTGCAGAGGAATCAGATTGGATTAGTGTATCTGAGCTTGAAAGAGAATTAAGCAAAATTCCAGGAAAAAAAGTAGTTATATTAGATTGTTGTAATTCAGGAGGTTTTATTGATAAGGAGTTTGTATCTGCTGGAATTAATGAGCCAAAGTATTTTAATGATGCAGTAATTAAGACCTTTAAACAAAGCAAGAGAGGTTTCTTAAATGGAAATGAATTCAAAGTATTAACAGCTAGTGCAGCCAATGAATATTCTTTTGAATCAAAAGCAGAAGCTATAGGAAGATTTACAAAAGCTTTATGTGATGGTTGTGGCTATGAAAATAAATTTTTAGCAGATGAAAATAAGAATGGTTTAATTACCCTTATGGAGGCTTATGAATATTTAGAAAAGAATGTATCTGCTACATCTCATGTGCAAGTGTATCCTTATAATGATAATTTTGTAATATTAGGAAATGCTACAGGAGTAGTGGTAGAGATCAAAAATAGTATAGTTATTTCAGCAACTGATAAATACAAAATTATAAATAATAAGACTCAAAAAGCTATTTTAAGTCAAGAAGAAAAAATTACAGATCAAGTAAAAGTAAAAGATTTCTTGAAAAATATTATAAAAGATCACCAAGAACAAGTATTAGAAGTATATCCTAGTGGAACCATAATCAATGATTTACAAAATAAAAAAGAGTTAGAAGATTGCTTAGCTAAGGGAGACAAACTTTTAGTTAGAGCTGAGGATGGTACAGCAGCATTCTATCAAATTTTTGTTAACAAATATGTAAACAAGGAAACTTCCACTACAATTAAGGCTAGTATTGATTATATGATCAATAAAAATGGCAATATTGCTAGTATGATGACAGCTATTGATACAAATAAGACGGTATCAGAATTTTTGGTGAAAATCATAAAAGATGATAAAAATCAAAAGCTATATGTATTTAGTCAAGATTCAGATATATCTAACATAAGTGAAGCGAAAAATAATACAGATCATTTAGCAGTAGGAGATCAATTGTTAGTTATAGCAGCAGATGGAGAACATAAAAAAATCTATCATATTATAGTAAAAGAAAAAATGGTAGATCCTACAAATACCAATATTAATGTAGAAAATCATTATATGATCAATCAAGCATTTAGAAGTATTAATAGTAGAGATACAAAAATTGATACAAATATGACTGTAGGAGAATTCTTAAGTCATATCAAAAAAGAAGATGAAGCACAAAAGCTATATGTAGTTGGTTTAGGAAAAGATATTAGTAATAAAAAAGCAGATAGTGATCATCTTGAAGAATGGGATCGATTAATTGTAATAGCAGCAGATGGTGTGACTACAGCTAAATATTCAATTACTGTTGAAAAGGCAAAACCAGTAGTAGAGAAGGATGATACATTAGATATCAGATCTAGTGCTTATAGAGTAGTAACAAACCCAGTAGTTGGGTACCAAATAGGATGGAGTGTCTTTAGTGGTGTGAAATTAGATACAAATACAAGTGTAGGAGAGTTCTTAGGAAATATTACTAAAGGGCATGAAAAACAAAAGCTATATGTATTTAGTAAAGATGCAGATATGAATGAGTATGGTAATGCTAAAGGTACAGAAGAGAAGATGCAAAATGAAGATCAATTATTAGTAGTTGCAGAGGATGAAAGTACAAGAAGTTATAAAATTACTCTAGCTAAAAAAGAACCAGGTATAGTCATAACACCACCAGCAGAGGAAGAAGATAAATTACCAGTACCAGGAGTAGTGGTAACAGAACCAGAAAAAGAAAAACCAGAAGTACCGAGTATAGAAGTGACAGAATCAGAAGATAAAAAACCAGAAGTACCGAGTATAGAAGTGACAGAATCAGAAGATAAAAAACCAGAAGCACCGAGTATAGAAGTGACAGAACCAGAAGATAAAAAACCAGAAGTACCGAGTATAGAAGTGACAGAACCAGAAGATAAAAAACCAGAAGCACCGAGTATAGAAGTGACAGAACCAGAAGATAAAAAACCAGAAGTACCGAGTATAGAAGTGACAGAATCAGAAGATAAAAAACCAGAAATACCAAGTATAGAAGTGACAGAATCAGAAGATAAAAAACCAGAAGTACCGAGTATAGAAGTGACAGAACCAGAAAAATAG
- a CDS encoding GntR family transcriptional regulator: MDFDTRIPIYLQIIEKIKKEITLGKLKKGEKLPSVRSMASELKVNVNTIQRVYQELEREGITSTQRGKGSFVTEDEEMISKIKDDMAKGLIKSFVEGMKELGYENKGIVKSINEYMKEE, from the coding sequence ATGGATTTTGATACAAGAATACCTATTTATCTACAAATCATTGAAAAAATAAAAAAAGAAATTACCTTAGGAAAGTTAAAAAAAGGTGAAAAGCTTCCTTCTGTAAGAAGTATGGCAAGTGAATTGAAGGTAAATGTGAATACTATCCAGCGAGTATATCAAGAACTAGAGCGAGAAGGAATTACATCTACTCAAAGAGGAAAGGGATCTTTTGTTACGGAGGATGAGGAAATGATTAGTAAAATAAAGGATGATATGGCAAAGGGATTGATTAAAAGTTTTGTAGAAGGAATGAAAGAGTTAGGCTATGAAAATAAAGGAATTGTAAAAAGTATCAATGAATATATGAAGGAGGAGTAG
- a CDS encoding ABC transporter ATP-binding protein: MELLEVKNVTKKYITKKALDGLNITIETGKIYGLLGPNGSGKTTLMKMIAGLLQPTSGEIYMMEKRIGTETKKMISYMPTSNHLPKWMKIKVCIKYFDDMFEDFHQEKAKEIITFMGLNEDQKVGALSTGMLGRLKLSLVLSRDAKLYILDEPLNGIDPVSREKIMETILNACDEEKTLIISSHLVKELERILDEVIFIDKGNVALAGNAEDFRIQKGMSIDELYREVYQDA; encoded by the coding sequence ATGGAACTTTTAGAAGTGAAAAATGTGACGAAAAAATATATTACGAAAAAAGCTTTAGATGGTTTGAATATAACTATAGAAACAGGAAAAATATACGGATTGTTAGGACCGAATGGTAGTGGAAAAACAACCTTGATGAAAATGATAGCAGGGCTACTTCAGCCAACTAGTGGAGAAATTTATATGATGGAAAAGAGAATAGGCACAGAAACAAAGAAAATGATTTCTTATATGCCAACAAGTAACCATCTTCCTAAATGGATGAAAATAAAAGTATGTATAAAGTATTTTGATGATATGTTTGAAGATTTTCATCAAGAAAAGGCAAAAGAAATCATTACTTTTATGGGACTAAATGAAGATCAAAAGGTAGGAGCTTTGTCTACTGGAATGCTTGGAAGATTGAAGCTTAGCTTGGTTCTTTCAAGGGATGCAAAATTATATATTTTAGATGAACCATTGAATGGGATAGATCCAGTATCTCGAGAAAAAATTATGGAGACTATTTTAAATGCTTGTGACGAAGAAAAAACATTGATTATTTCAAGTCATTTAGTGAAGGAATTGGAGAGAATTTTAGATGAAGTGATCTTTATAGATAAGGGAAATGTGGCATTAGCAGGAAATGCAGAAGATTTTAGAATTCAAAAGGGAATGTCTATTGATGAATTGTATAGGGAGGTATATCAAGATGCTTAA